Below is a genomic region from Candidatus Woesearchaeota archaeon.
TTCCCGGCTGGTCTGTGGGATTAGTTGAAAGTTTACCAATTATGCCGGAGCAAGGCCGAGGAAAGACATTGGGAGGCAGAAAACAATTAGAGATAGGCTCTTCTCCCCGTGATTACCTACGAACATTACAGACAGAAGCTTACCTAGGAGAAACAGGAAAAACACTTGAAGATTTTATTACAAAATTTCTTACCTGCCTCGAAACAACCAATGAAGTAAGCAATGACAGGTATGATAACAATGCCTTATGGCTTCTTGGTCAATATGTGAAATATGTAGAACATGTAAAAAGTGACCTTGTGCCGACTGGGTGGTGGCATAGAGATTTTGGGCGGATTCGCTTGGATGCGCACCGTCCGGGCAATAGACTTTGCACTAAGAGTTGGGGTGGGTATTCCACGGTGAGACTGCTTATGGCTTAATCTCAGATTTTTTATTATTTATTATTATTTTATTATCCTTTTATTATTTTCCTTCTCTATTTCCACACTCCTGAAATTTCCTTGCCGCAGAATCCGCACTTCCCGTCTTTAATGCTGTTTTTAGCAACGGAAAATCCAAAGCGCTCTATCAGCATCTTTTTGCAGTTTGGGCAGAAGGTATTCTCTTTTCCGATAGCAACATTGCCCACATAGACATAGTCCAGGTATTTTTTTGCAGTGGAATATGCGCGCTCAAGAGTTTTTATCGGCGTTTCCTGAATATTTTCCATCTTATACATCGGGAAAAACCTTGAAAAATGAAGCGGAACATCCCTTCCAAGATTTTCCTTAATCCAGATGCACATCCTCTCAATATCCTCCATATTGTCATTTAAGCCGGGGATTATAAGATTTGTAATCTCAATATGAACCTTCTTTTTTTTCAGGAGAAGAAGGGAATTAAGAACAGGATTAAGCTCAGCAGAGCACACCTTCCTGTAAAAGCCAGGTAAAAATCCCTTTAAGTCAACATTATCAGCATCCAGGTATTTTGAGATTTCCAAAAGAGGCTTTTCATTGATGTATCCGTTGCTCACAAAGCTTGTCCTAAGCCCTGATTTTTTTGCAAGCTTTGCAATGTCAAGAGCATACTCAAAGAAAACAGTGGGCTCATTGTATGTGAATGAAATGGTTTTGCAGTTGTTTTCAAAAGCAAGGGAAACAATCTCCTTTGGGCTTATCCCCAAATCCCCTTCTTTTGGAATTCCCCTTGACATCTCCCAGTTCTGGCAGTTCAGGCAGGAAAGATTGCATCCGAAAGTGCCTATTGAAAAGGCGCTGCTTCCGGGAAGGAAATGAAAGAACGGCTTTTTCTCAATTGGGTCAGAATTAAGGGCAATAGGGTTTCCATATGAAAGAGAATATAAGATTCCTGAAATATTCTTCCTCACATTGCAGAATCCGCTCTTTCCTTCAGGGATTGTGCAGCCCCTGGGGCAGAGCAGGCACTTTACGAAACCCCCTTCAATCTTCTGGTAATAGCTGGCTTCTTTCATATTGCATATGCACTTTGCCTTTAAACATTTTATACTTTTGCATTTTTTTGCGGATTTTTTAAAATCTTTCTGATATCGTCGGAAAATGAAATGATTTTTTCCGGAAAACTCGTTGTTCTTCCTTAATTCCTACAGTGTCTGCTTTTTGAACTTAACGAACAAAATGTTAAAAAAATAATAAACCAAACTAGACGGGTATATAAATACCTAATCATTCAGAATTTTGAGAATTAAGCGTTTCCATCTTTAGAGATATCTATTACCCCATCTATAATTAGCCCCGTTTAATAATGAACCTCTTTATCAATATGTGGCAGTATTATTTCTTGATGATTAAGTTTTCAATTCAATTTTCCGGTTTATAAATAATGTTTCTTCATCAATAACTCTTGGAATAGCATGCATCGGACTTTTCCCTTAATTAAAAAGGAATTGAAGAAGATAATAGCCCAATCAATTCTTTTCGGCTTTAGCAATCTCCTCTCTGAACCTTGAGATGAATGTTTCAAAGTCCTTCTCCTTTACGCAGAGCCCGCAGGCATTCTCATGACCTCCACCGTAGCCATCAAGCCCTACAAGGCACTTTTTGATTGTTTCGGGAAGCTTTCCATTTGAGGAGCGGATGCTGCACTTCAAGGTGCCTCCCCTGTTCCTGCCGATTATATTTATCCTGTCAGGGAACCGGTAAAGCATCTCGTTGCTAAGCTCGCCTGTGAAGCTCATCTTCTGCCCGGGATAAGTGTAAATTATCATCTTGTCATTTGAATGGTGCTTTAAAATGTCCTTTACAAGCTCGTCATATTCCTTTTTCACAGCAAGATACTTTTTGTAGATGAATCTTCCTGCTGAGCTTTCCTCGCGCAGGATTTCATAAGGCGACTTTATCCTTGTAAGTATCTTTATGCATTTCATTACATCAGTTGTCTTTCCCTTGAGTGCGAATGCAAATACCCTGCTTAATTCCCCGAGCTTTGTGTTGAAAAGCACTTCAGCCGGGTCTTTCATCTTTTCAGGCAGAAGGTCGGGATATTCCTTTGAGAATTTGTCAGCAAGCTTGTCTGGAAGGTACCAGTCGCCGATAACCCCGACAATTGCAAGCCATAAGTCCTGCTGGACAACCCTGTAGCACCAGTAAGATGTAGGCCTTCCGTCATGCGCTTCACTAATCCTCGGGTTGTAATAATTCACTCCAGAAAGCTTAACTGGCTCGTGATGGTCCAGCCAGATTATCTTTGTTGCGCACTTCTCCACAAATTCCTGGCTCATAAGCGGCTTATCAAGCACAAAAACAGTGTCAGCAGAATATTCATTAACCTTGGCAGCATATTCCTCTTTTACCTCGGGGCTGGACTTTACGATAACTCCCTTTCCCCTTCCAACAAACCTGTAAAAAAGAAGAAATGAGCTTAGGCCGTCAGGATCGTCATCAAAAAAATAAACCGGGCGCTCAGACTTTAAAAGATACTCCCTTATCTCTTCAATCTCAGCTTTTGATATTGGCATTTTTTGCACTTAACCTTTTTTGGCGATTAAAATACTTTGTAGCGATTGGTTAAAAAACTTTTGATTTTAACTAGAGAAGCCCTGGGTTTTTGCCGCAGAATTCAGAATAGAGAAAGCCAAGGCTTTTTTCAACAACTCTTTTTATAATACTTTCTTTTGTGCAGTTTGAGATAATGTCATCCCGCGAGTAGTTTGTGTCTATTATGTGGATTCTTGTCTTATTCTCCTTTTTCATTGAGTAAATCATAAGCTCGTAAAGCCCGTTCAGGAAGTGAAGATATTCAACATCAAGAGTGCTTTTGCTGTTAACCTCTTCAGCGCGCTTTCTTCCGTTTATTCTTTCCCAGAGAGTTGGGTTTGGGTTTCCCCGAAGATAGATTATTGCATCAGGATAGGAAATGTGCTCAGTCATCTCATTTGCAAGGTTTTCATATTTTTTCCATTCGCTTTCATTCATATACTTAAATTCCTTCTGGGCTCTTGCAAATACATTGATGTCCTCATATATTGTCCTGTCAATTATCGCAGACTTCCCTGCTGCTTCTATCTGCCTCATTTTTTTGGCTTTCTCAGAAAGGAAGAACATTTGGCTATCAAATGCCCATCTTGACGGCTCCTGGTAAAACTTTTCAAGGAATGGGTTTTTCTTATCAAGTTCCTCGTAAACCGGGCACTCAATGATTTTTCCAAGGATTTCCGCAAGAGTGGACTTTCCAACGCCAATGTTGCCCGCTATTCCAATGAGATGCCTGTTCCTTGAGAACTCTTCCCTCAGGGAGTATGAACTTTCATCTTCATAAAACGAATCTGCAATTTTCTCAATCTTGCTGTCAGAACAATTCTCGCTTGAAATTCATTCCACCCCAATTATACACACCGGCTGTTTTTTCCCGCATTTATAACCTTTTGTATTTTGGAAAAAACAGGTCAAAGAAGAGTTTTTAGGATTTTATGCTGAAAAACGGCGCTAAAACGCCGTTTTTGGCATCCTAAAAATCCGCGAATCAGAGAGCGTCCGATCAAACGCTCTCAGCGGATTTTTATGATGAGATAAAAAAGAAAAAGAAGGGGGGACTGGAAAGAGAAGGTTTTGCTCAGGCATTTGATGTCGAGATTGGGGGTGTCAACATCAGTTAATAGAATATCAACCTTAAATGCCTCAGAGCACCTCTCTTTCCAGATTATCGGGCTTTATTAATCCAGGCATCTCCCGGAAGCTAAGCCTCCTCCTTTTCACCTCTTATTCTTCCAAGCAAATTCCTGTCCTTCTTGATCGCGCTTTCAATAGCCTCCCTGAGGTAGTCCTGGAGCGTGGTCTTTCTCAGCACAGAGATTATCTTCGCCTGGGAATGAACCTCGTCGCTTAATCCAATGTTGACTTTCCTCATGATGCGTCCGTCTCAAATTTTTATGATTTAAGTTATTGAATAAACCTTTTTAATAAACTTAATTTTAGTTATTTCTCCTATTTATATATTTTATTGTTATTTAGCATAATGATTATTTAAGTTACTTAAAAACTAAAATATTTTTATCATAAATATATCTTTATTATGAATATTATTGAAATGATAACCGCAGAATGCCTTTCCGTCTGAAAAACCGAAATGCAGGAAATAAATCCAAGGAAAATCCTTGTTTCTGCCCCGTCTTTTTTAGATAAATTTATTAATCAAAAGAAATTTAAGGGCAGCATGGAGCTATTGGAAGCAGTTCACAGCAGAAGAAGCGTAAGAAAGTTCACTGAAGAGCCGGTTGCCTGGGGCGATGTTGTGTCGATAATTGAGTCGGGAATGAGCGCGCCGTCTTCAGGAAATCTCCAGAACTGGAAGTTTGTAATAGTAACTGATGAGAATAAGAGAAGGCAGATTGCAGAGGCATGCCTTCAGCAGTACTGGCTTGAAAAAGCGCCGATAATAATCGTGGTATGCTCTCCAACTGAAAAGATAAACCAGTATTACGGAATGCGGGGGGAAAGGCTTTATGCAATACAGAACTGCGCAGCGGCAGTTGAAAACATGCTTCTTACAGCGCATTCTCTTGGGCTTGGCTCATGCTGGGTTGGCGCATTTGATGAAAACGCTGTCCAAAGGGTTCTTGAAAATCCGGATAATGTAAGGATAGAGACAATTATTCCCATAGGGCACCCTGATGAGAAGCCGGAGGAGCCAATGCACCTGAAGATTGAAAGCACATGCTTTTTTGACAAGTGGGGAAACAGGATAAAGGACATGGATTCA
It encodes:
- the amrS gene encoding AmmeMemoRadiSam system radical SAM enzyme translates to MKEASYYQKIEGGFVKCLLCPRGCTIPEGKSGFCNVRKNISGILYSLSYGNPIALNSDPIEKKPFFHFLPGSSAFSIGTFGCNLSCLNCQNWEMSRGIPKEGDLGISPKEIVSLAFENNCKTISFTYNEPTVFFEYALDIAKLAKKSGLRTSFVSNGYINEKPLLEISKYLDADNVDLKGFLPGFYRKVCSAELNPVLNSLLLLKKKKVHIEITNLIIPGLNDNMEDIERMCIWIKENLGRDVPLHFSRFFPMYKMENIQETPIKTLERAYSTAKKYLDYVYVGNVAIGKENTFCPNCKKMLIERFGFSVAKNSIKDGKCGFCGKEISGVWK
- a CDS encoding deoxynucleoside kinase codes for the protein MAGNIGVGKSTLAEILGKIIECPVYEELDKKNPFLEKFYQEPSRWAFDSQMFFLSEKAKKMRQIEAAGKSAIIDRTIYEDINVFARAQKEFKYMNESEWKKYENLANEMTEHISYPDAIIYLRGNPNPTLWERINGRKRAEEVNSKSTLDVEYLHFLNGLYELMIYSMKKENKTRIHIIDTNYSRDDIISNCTKESIIKRVVEKSLGFLYSEFCGKNPGLL
- a CDS encoding DHHA1 domain-containing protein; translated protein: MPISKAEIEEIREYLLKSERPVYFFDDDPDGLSSFLLFYRFVGRGKGVIVKSSPEVKEEYAAKVNEYSADTVFVLDKPLMSQEFVEKCATKIIWLDHHEPVKLSGVNYYNPRISEAHDGRPTSYWCYRVVQQDLWLAIVGVIGDWYLPDKLADKFSKEYPDLLPEKMKDPAEVLFNTKLGELSRVFAFALKGKTTDVMKCIKILTRIKSPYEILREESSAGRFIYKKYLAVKKEYDELVKDILKHHSNDKMIIYTYPGQKMSFTGELSNEMLYRFPDRINIIGRNRGGTLKCSIRSSNGKLPETIKKCLVGLDGYGGGHENACGLCVKEKDFETFISRFREEIAKAEKN
- a CDS encoding nitroreductase family protein — its product is MELLEAVHSRRSVRKFTEEPVAWGDVVSIIESGMSAPSSGNLQNWKFVIVTDENKRRQIAEACLQQYWLEKAPIIIVVCSPTEKINQYYGMRGERLYAIQNCAAAVENMLLTAHSLGLGSCWVGAFDENAVQRVLENPDNVRIETIIPIGHPDEKPEEPMHLKIESTCFFDKWGNRIKDMDSVLWNHNIGGKAIDLGRKAGASISRGKKSMLEKIKSMGARRKR